GTATACTTATAGTGTGCCCATACGTTGTTATATAATAATACCATACTAATCATAATACTACGTCAAAACTAGTaccatatttttaagaattccACCGAATATGGACAACCGATACCGATAACCgatagatatatatatgtacatgtcaattttaataaacaaatcgccacaaataacaacaaaatgagCGGCGAAAAGGCCGAGAAGGCCAAGATCAGTGCCCAAATCAAGCATGTGCCCAAGGACGCCCAGGTGATCATGTCGATTTTGAAGGAGCTGAACATCCAGGAGTACGAGCCACGCGTGGTCAACCAGATGCTGGAGTTCACCTTCCGTAAGAACCGCTGAAAAGGATGAATTCCGTTGAATATACTTAATAATAGTGTGCATTTCAGGCTACGTCACCTGCATCCTGGACGACGCGAAGGTGTATGCCAACCATGCGCGCAAGAAGACCATCGACATGGACGACGTGCGTCTGGCCACCGAGATGACGCTGGACAAGAGTTTCACCGGTCCTCCGGCCCGTCATGTTCTGGCCAAGGTGGCCGACGTGCGCAACGGCATGCCGCTGCCGCCCATCAAGCCGCACTGCGGTCTCCGGCTGCCGCCCGACCGCTACTGCCTCACCGGCGTCAACTACAAGCTGCGGGCCACCAACCAGCCCAAGAAGATGACCAAGTCGGCGGTGGAGGGACGCCCGCTGAAGACCGTCGTCAAGCCTGTGTCCAGTGCCAATGGGCCGAAGCGGGCCCACTCCGTGGTGGCCAAGCAACAGGTGGTGACCATTCCCAAGCCCGTCATCAAGTTCACCAccaccacgaccacgaaaacGGTGACCAGCTCCGGGGGATCAGGATCAGGCGGCGGTGGAACTGGTATGGAGGCCAAGAGCGACCAAAGTGGAGCCAGCGGAGATCTCAAGATGGAGGTGGACAGCGATGCAGCGGCCGTGGGCAGCATCGCCAGTGGATCTGGATCGGGATCTGGAAATGCCGCAGGGGCAAGCGGATCTGGATCTTCCGGCGTGGGAGTGGCCGTCAAGCGGGAgcgcgaggaggaggagtttGAGTTTGTAGCCAACTAGCGGAGCGAACAGATTAactctaaatatattttcaataccATACCCAAAAGCATTAGAATTTGATTAAGTATTTCTGGGGGATAATAGTTGTTTTTAGTTCCGAATTTCGATTAATAATATACATGTTCCATTCTaaacatatttacattttaggaattgaaagcctaaataaattaaaaaaaaacgaataatttttatatataggAATGCAATTATCAgctgtttaaattaaatataaaatatattttaaacttcaGACGCTAACAAAAgtataaagaatattttgaGAGTAGAATCATTTTAAAGCCAAAATGATGCAGCAGCCGAGGTCCATGATCTGCAGGTACTCGGAACCGCCATCCTGCAGTCGGAAGCAGCATTCCTAGGGGATACAAGAAAAACCAGTTAGGAAGTATAAACAGAATAGGGTTACATAGCTACAACGTACACCGAGCTTATCGCAGATCTTGGCCTTTTGCGGATCATTCAGCCCCGGATGGTGGACAATGTACTCGACAAACTGCTCCATCATCTGGCCAACGCTGTAGGCGGAGAAGCCGATCTCCCGCACAAACTGCTCCAGGCGCTCGTAGTTCCCCGAGCGACACACCTCGAGGTAGTCGTCCAGATAGTAATCCGGTATAACACCCGACATCTCGAACAGATCGGCCGTGTTGATGACATGTTCGGGGCCCTTCAAGCGGTAGCACGACTGCAGTGTGGTAATGGCCCGGCGCAGATCTCCGCCAGAGATCTTAACAATGGACTTGTAGGCATCCTCCTCGATCTTGACGCCCTCCATCTCGCAAATGTGCTGCAGACGGGCAATCACCTTGTCGTCGCCCAGGGCCTTAAAGCGAAACTTGGAGCAGCGCGAGGTGATGGGCACAATGATCCTGGAGACATAGTTGCAGATCAGGCAGAAGCGGGTGCTACGGCTCTCCTTCTCCATGGTGCGACGCAGTGCGGACTGAGCGGCATGGGTCATCGAGTCGGCCTCGTCCAGAATGATGATCTTGAAGGGCGGACACGGCCTGCCGTCCGGACGCACACTGCTGGCCGAGAGCTGCGAGAAGTTCTTGATTTTGGTGCGCACCACATTGATGCCCCGCTCGTCGGAGGCGTTCAGCTCCAGGATGCGGTCCTTGAACATGTCCCCAAAGATCTGCCGGCCGGCCGCCAAGATTGTACTGGTTTTGCCGGTGCCGGGAGGTCCGTAGAGCAGCATATTGGGCAGATCCCCGCCCTCGACGCACTTGCGCAGCACGGCCACCACCTCGGACTGCTCCACCACATCGTCCACGTTGCGCGGGCGGCTAAAAAAGTCAGTTATGAAGGATTTTAGCCACTTTATTCAGCATGTGCTTCGCTTTGGAAGTGCCGGCAACTCACTATTTCTCCACCCAAGGTGCCGGCGGCTTGCGTCGCTCCGCCGGAGCTCCCTGAACCTTCTCGCCAGATCCCGCCGTCGATTTTCCCGTCTTCAGAAATGCCTGCATCTCGCAATTGACGAgttgaaaccaaaaaaaataaaatataagtcGAGCACAAGCAAAAGTTTGCAGCGTCCTGACCGCGCTCTTATCGATAAACTGTTATCGAGGCTTGCCAGGTTGCCGGGTGCAGGGTTGCCAGCCGGCGCCAGGCCATAGTACACTTAAGAAAAGTAGAATAacgtttattaataaattatttttgaccaAACACGAACGATGCTTTTAGATGATTGGCATGaggtatataatttttttaattaatttatgtttgggTATATTTTTGGCTATTTAGTTTCTCGATTTATTCGCTTCTccatgcatttaaattaaggtttgctacatattttgtaaagttcaaaaatgcaaattaagttttttttgttttataaattttacatCAGAAGATCCAAAATGCAATATCCAAATTTGTCTGTCACTTAATGCCTTCGGTAAGGCTCAAAcctcaaaatatatatttaaatatgggTGATTTTAAAGAGCAAGTCTAATTTACAGGTCTGTATATACTTaagatttacaaaaaatttgtttgtttttaggaataaaaattcgatttatgtatacaaaatacaaGGTCAATTAAACCAACACAAAACcaacacaataaaaattaaaaagaataatTTAATACACATAATTTCTTGCTGTGTAAGAAACACGTTGCACCTGGCAACCCTGGCCTGCATCACCACTGTTGCACACTGGCCCCTtgtgttattgtttttgtggccttttttgttttattgcgCTTAACTACTGGTTTTATACAATAGCCCCCACAATATCTGGCAGGATATAAATAGAGCGGCTTTCGCAGGCGGGTGGACAAACATGATAAGCCGCCCAGCGCGTGCCACCAAGTGTTTTATAAGAGcgcgatttcgatttcgattttgattttgatttgccattgccattgttgtttgTTACGCCTCTTCCCACAAAAACCCACAACCAAAAAGAGCACACAAAACCTTGCCAAATCTTTGTTGTTATGTAAATGCACGGAAGCAGAACGTTGGACACAAAggcacatcatcatcatcattatccgcatccgcatccggaTAATCCGCCATAATCCGGGTGTCGCCCATTGGGACACAAAGCGAAAGGTCGGAGCACCCGCAAACATCACGCGATTGTGAAAGTTTCACCTGCCCAGAGTTTGTTTAGCGCTTGTTTACCTTTCGAATTGTGGAGTTATTGAGTGTTAACGTTCCGTCTATTTTGCAGATCACCCCACGGCTCGGAAATGGCCGCCAAGGCCGACGAATCCTCGCCAGCAGTTGCGCCCGGCGGCAGTAGTGATCCCACACCCGTGCCCTCCAGTGGACGCCATCAGCTGCGCCCCGTAAAGTTCGACTATGCGGACTCCTTTGCCTGCACCTACATCGTGTCCGTGGTGGCCGCCTCCATCGCGGAACTGGCCACCTATCCCCTGGACCTGACCAAGACACGTTTGCAGATCCAGGGTGAGGGAGCCGCAATCCCCGCGGGAAAATCCAATGTGAGTGGAACCCATAACATCCTGATTCCTGCTTCCTGCTTGTCGTTCTTATCGTCTCCGGCTTTTGGTTATTCCTAATCCCGAACCCAGTTCCTAATTCCAATCATAGATTCCTCTGCTCACAAATTAATCCAAACATAGAACTGCCTACCCCTCTGATTAAACGCGATAAGAGTGCCAAATTTCCAATGTATTGCGAACGATAGATAAGCCAAATCGGAGTGGGCACGGCCATGCTGATAACACTTGGCTTTCGAGACGCTTTTGCAGGGCGTTTCGGTATCAGTCACAGCTTCATCTGTTACAGCTCCATTCCCTCCCACCTTGGTTCGCCCAttcaccaccaccaccaccacatcCGTAGTCGTAATCGTATACCCCATCCTGCTTACCCATTTTTGTGTGCATCGATTTCATACGGACAATCCTTGGGCAATTTAGATAAGCTCTGTTTATGACTGAAAGAAAATATGATAACGATGATAACATAAATAGgtacttattttaaacttaataaaataatacagtTTAGCTAATGAGAACAAACCATTTCtgctttaaaatatactaATTGTCAAGATAAAAGATTTGTAGATACataacatatttataacatttatgacgaccaatttttgatttggtaTATATGTAAAAACGGTTTAAACATACAGAATAAATTACTACTTTTCCTATTAAAGATAATTGTATATTGTTTGGGTAGCTAAAATGTTAGAATATTAAAAGCAATAGAActaaaattttagaatttgGAAGATAACTTTAGGTACAAAGAAACCTGTTGCCTATTAAGAACTATTTAATTGTACATATATTTCATAGCTTAGTATTGTTAGTAACCTGAGTAAACTACTGAACAACATCCAGATTTAAAATGTTACCAAAAATGTAGGCTTTCCAAAATTGAGAAATCTATTCActtgaattaattaaatttgtacttaGTCAAAATGTCATCCGTTGGATAAAATTATAGGGGTAGCATATCGTTGGCATAAAAGCAGGTAATACATTGCACTTTAGAGATCGAACCATCCCACTGCCCACCCTTTTCCGTTTGTGTGTGCCTGTTCCATGTGAAtcttgtgtttttttcggcctgcaacagatacagatactgaTACAGATACTACAATGAACCACCCACAATTACCGATTACCAACGATTACGATTACCATTACCAGATGCAATACCGCGGCATGGTGGCCACCGCCTTCGGAATTGCGCGCGAGGAGGGCGCCCTGAAGCTGTGGCAGGGCGTGACGCCGGCGCTCTACCGACACGTCGTCTATAGGTGGGCATTCCCAAAAATCCTCATTCCAGATCATCTAGATCATCGCCGCAGGCATAGCCACaaccacagccacagccacagtcAATCTGCCAGCAGCTGTCCAGCTATCAGCTATCAACTATCAACTATCAACTATCAACTATCAGCTATCAACTATCAGCTATCACCCATCAACGGCAGCAAATTCTAATCCGAGTTCTCCCTGTCCATCCGCAGCGGAGTGAGGATCTGCAGCTATGACCTGATGCGCAAGGAGTTCACTCAGAATGGCAGCCAGGCGCTGCCCGTTTGGAAGTCGGCGCTGTGTGGCGTCACTGCCGGCGCCGTTGCCCAGTGGCTGGCCTCGCCCGCTGACCTGGTCAAGGTGCAAATCCAGATGGAGGGCCGGCGACGGCTGATGGGCGAGCCGCCGAGGGTGCACTCCGCCGGCCACGCCTTCCGACAGATCGTCCAACGGGGCGGAGTGAAGGGCCTGTGGAAGGGCAGCATCCCAAATGTGCAGCGAGCGGCGCTGGTCAACCTGGGCGACTTAACCACATACGACACCATCAAGCACCTGATCATGGACCGCCTGCAGATGCCCGACTGCCACACGGTCCATGTGCTGGCCTCCGTTTGTGCTGGATTCGTGGCGGCGATCATGGGCACGCCAGCGGATGTGGTGAAGACGCGCATCATGAACCAGCCCACCGACGAGAATGGGCGGTGAGTAGAGCTGGATTAGAGCCATTCGAATCCCTATCCATCTATtcctttgttttggttttccaGAGGCCTCCTGTACCGCGGATCTGTGGACTGTCTCCGCCAAACGGTGGCCAAGGAGGGCTTTGTGGCGCTGTACAAGGGCTTCCTGCCCTGCTGGATACGGATGGCACCGTGGTCGCTCACCTTCTGGCTGTCCTTCGAACAGATCCGCAAGATGATCGGCGCTTCTGGCTACTGATCGTTGACTCCAGTCCATGTCTGGGGTGTAGATGTGCATACGGGCAGATGTATGTATAGTGCAGTTCGTTCATATAAACCCGCCTGAGAGTTGGTCCTGACCCTCTTTCCCGTGCCTGAATACCTTAAAGCGGCTTTTGCCCAAGCTTATATCTTATGCTATGTCCAGTTTTAGTCTGTCATATGCCAGAGGGTTTTCCCCACTCACATCTTTGGGTTCCTTTCTCGTAtctttgttattgttgttgccttaagaaaatcaaaaacctTACAATAAAGCAAGAAACTTGTTATTTCAAAAAGGTGGTTACTGTCTTAAAGAGCCTTTTGAAATAGAAAGAGACAGACAGCAATGCTGGTGCTCTTCTTATAATCGAgatatacatatgcatatatacataaataagcTATAAGCCTTCCTGTGAAAATGATAGATCGATTTGAGTGTTTTATCAATAGATGTCTTTTTGGTATATGTTTATTTCTAACCAGCTCCAGTGCAATTAa
Above is a window of Drosophila gunungcola strain Sukarami chromosome X unlocalized genomic scaffold, Dgunungcola_SK_2 000032F, whole genome shotgun sequence DNA encoding:
- the LOC128260531 gene encoding transcription initiation factor TFIID subunit 9, translating into MSGEKAEKAKISAQIKHVPKDAQVIMSILKELNIQEYEPRVVNQMLEFTFRYVTCILDDAKVYANHARKKTIDMDDVRLATEMTLDKSFTGPPARHVLAKVADVRNGMPLPPIKPHCGLRLPPDRYCLTGVNYKLRATNQPKKMTKSAVEGRPLKTVVKPVSSANGPKRAHSVVAKQQVVTIPKPVIKFTTTTTTKTVTSSGGSGSGGGGTGMEAKSDQSGASGDLKMEVDSDAAAVGSIASGSGSGSGNAAGASGSGSSGVGVAVKREREEEEFEFVAN
- the LOC128260530 gene encoding replication factor C subunit 4: MQAFLKTGKSTAGSGEKVQGAPAERRKPPAPWVEKYRPRNVDDVVEQSEVVAVLRKCVEGGDLPNMLLYGPPGTGKTSTILAAGRQIFGDMFKDRILELNASDERGINVVRTKIKNFSQLSASSVRPDGRPCPPFKIIILDEADSMTHAAQSALRRTMEKESRSTRFCLICNYVSRIIVPITSRCSKFRFKALGDDKVIARLQHICEMEGVKIEEDAYKSIVKISGGDLRRAITTLQSCYRLKGPEHVINTADLFEMSGVIPDYYLDDYLEVCRSGNYERLEQFVREIGFSAYSVGQMMEQFVEYIVHHPGLNDPQKAKICDKLGECCFRLQDGGSEYLQIMDLGCCIILALK
- the LOC128260571 gene encoding mitochondrial uncoupling protein 4 isoform X1, encoding MAAKADESSPAVAPGGSSDPTPVPSSGRHQLRPVKFDYADSFACTYIVSVVAASIAELATYPLDLTKTRLQIQGEGAAIPAGKSNMQYRGMVATAFGIAREEGALKLWQGVTPALYRHVVYSGVRICSYDLMRKEFTQNGSQALPVWKSALCGVTAGAVAQWLASPADLVKVQIQMEGRRRLMGEPPRVHSAGHAFRQIVQRGGVKGLWKGSIPNVQRAALVNLGDLTTYDTIKHLIMDRLQMPDCHTVHVLASVCAGFVAAIMGTPADVVKTRIMNQPTDENGRGLLYRGSVDCLRQTVAKEGFVALYKGFLPCWIRMAPWSLTFWLSFEQIRKMIGASGY
- the LOC128260571 gene encoding mitochondrial uncoupling protein 4 isoform X2; amino-acid sequence: MRKEFTQNGSQALPVWKSALCGVTAGAVAQWLASPADLVKVQIQMEGRRRLMGEPPRVHSAGHAFRQIVQRGGVKGLWKGSIPNVQRAALVNLGDLTTYDTIKHLIMDRLQMPDCHTVHVLASVCAGFVAAIMGTPADVVKTRIMNQPTDENGRGLLYRGSVDCLRQTVAKEGFVALYKGFLPCWIRMAPWSLTFWLSFEQIRKMIGASGY